AATGATCGCGACCGTCGTCGTCTTTTCGTGATTGCGCCATCGATTCTGAGACCAGGACGCGCTGCGCCCGACTTAAGTTCTCGGTATCCATCATCGCTTCGCGATGAACCGCCTCCTGGCTCCCGTCAGAACTACGGACTGTCTCCAAGTCGTCGCTAGATCCCGACGAAGTCGCACGCATCTTGCCTTTCTGTTCCCGCGAAAGTTTCTTACTTGTCGACATACCAAGTAAGCGATAAAACGAGagcagaagaaagagagagaagtgacttaaagagagagagaaagtacctgaGGGCTGCGGAAGAATAAGAAATCTCAAGGGAGATCTCTTATTTATAGGGTTTGGACGCACGCTCAACGAGGTGCCATAATTAGCCCTAAACGGGCCTAAGTGGGCCTCTAGACGGGCTCGCGCGTCGGTCTCAAGCGTGACGTTTCGGCTTCCCGATCCAAAAACCTAGCGACGATTCGGCTTCTCGACCGAAAACCAGCGACGGTTCGACGTCACATCACAAACCGAATACGGTCAAGTCACCGGTTTAAAAGGATCACTGTTTATGCCGACCAGCAGCGGTTCGGCTACTCGTAACAGCAGGTCAAAAAGTCTTTTCCACCAAGCGATTTCTGGGGAATCACAGAAGTCACCAACAAGCCTCCCGTTCTTCGGGCCCCAAAACAAAATAGCTCATTGCGACCGACGACTCGACTCGACAATGAACTAGgggggggacttactgttggggatggattgtcaccacccacaaggcccagcgaacaggaggcccattactaTCAATTAAAGGACGATCGGCTCGAAGCCGGCTCCCGACGAGTCTTGACTCGGCTCGTGACTGCTTTAGCTAGGGGACGAGCAGCCGAAGAGAGCGACCAAGCGGCTCGGGCCGAACAATCGTTCTGACTGGGCCTGCAAGTCAAAAGGCCCATAACAAAGAGGACGAATTATGTCAGAGCTAACCGACCtaagagactatataaggagttgaggacaagaaGGAAGGACATCACCACTTAGACacacagacttgcggctagattagggtttccattactctctttgtgtctcgccgctttctcttgtacttccggctaggatctctccgagcatcgactagccggctttcttactcttgtaccctcgttattccgactctaataaaacgtctctgttcgtcccactcttgagttcttttactttctgttgaccaaactcacctcgAACACACATGTCATGAAAGAGTAAATGTTAGAACAGAACAATTTTAAAAACAGAACCAGCCTACAGAACTCACAAGATGCAAGTATGATATCAGTCCACGTAGGCTCCCTTCATTACCAGTAGCCAAAAGCTTAATCTCAGGTCAACGGTCTCAGAAATCCTctaaacaaaacattaaaagtCATTTTCAGTTCAACTAAATGATGCGACCAGCTTAATGAAacaataaaagataataatcaCGTCAACAAGGAGACTAGATACTAGCTAGTCTAATAATTTTGTCACTTTCCCCTGGAAGTTTCACAGATTCTACAAGAAATGGACCAGCTGTTGCACAACAAACATGTCGCATAAGTAACCAACTAGGGAATGTTCTGAATCGAAAGAAGAGGTTTTTTTACAGTGTTGAGTATGAAATCTTACAACAATTCAACAGAGATGATCGAAGCTTACTAACTGGAGAGACGAATGCAAAGTGCAAACCGAGGCGGGAAGAGATATTACTTAatttaaagaagagaagaagaggcaTAAACCAAAGTGAATGAGCTCTGAtcagcaagaggagaagaagagaagcagaGATGAGCAACCGCCATCGTCCAAACGTCTTCAGATTACACATGTTTGGCTTGTACCCATTCCAGACTTCATATGGTGTCTTTTTGTCCAAAGCTCTTGTTGGTAACCTATTGAGTAAGAATACTGCAGTGTTTGCAGCCTCTGCCCACAAATTCTTTGGAAGCCCTTTTTCATGCAACATGCATCTTGCCATCTCTATAATGCTTCGATTTTTTCTCTCActtacaccattttgttgaggggTGTATGGAGCTGTAAACTGATGCTCAATACCGGATTCTTCACAAAACTTTCCAAAAGTCTTATTTGTGTATTCAGTCCCATTATCAGACCTCAAAGTTTGCAACTTGCAACCACTTTGATTTTCCACCCAAGCCTTGAATTTCCAGAATATGTTAGGTACCTCACTCTTGAATTTAATGAAGTAAATCCAACAAAATCTGCTGTAATCATCAATGAACACAATATAGTACTTACTACCATTCAAGGATGGTGTGCTCATAGGACCTCCAACATCCGTGTGTACTAGCTGCAGCTTTTTTGTAGCTCTCCAAGTTGTTTTAGGAAATGGTTTTCTTCTGATCTTCCCATATTGACAAGCTGTACATTCTCCTAACTCACTTTCCAACAAAGGAATTCCTTTTGCCATGTTGTTTTTCTGCATATAAAGAATTCCACCATGATGAAAGTGACCAAGCCGTTTATGCCATAAACTTGCATTGTTGATTGTGCTTGTGTAAGCCATATAATCCTCCTCCATAAGGTTTAGATGAAAGCTTTTCGATCTCATTTTGATTCTGAACAAGTCACATCCTTTTGCATCTTGTATCAAACACCATTTGTCTTCAAAAATGACTTTGAAGCCTTTCTCTAGCAACTGTCCAACACTTAGTAGATTCTGGTTGATTTGAGGCACATAGAGAACATCTTGAATAAACTTGACACCTGTTACGCTTTCGATGGCCACCGTTCCTTGCCCTTTAACGGAAAGAAAATCACCATTTCCAATTCTTACTTTATAAGTAACAGATGTGTCTAGTACCTTGAACAGTTCCTTGTCGTTGGTCATATGGTTTGTACAACCACTGTCAATCAACCAAGAATCACTTGAGAACTTAGCTGCTACAGAGCTTGTTGCGACAAacattttttcttcattttcttctaTCATAGCATTTGCTTCATCCTTTTGTTGTGTCTTGCAACCTCGCTCCACATGACCAAGTTTACCACATTTTCTACATTTAATATCTGGTCTCCACCAACACTTTCTTTCTTCATGACCTGTCTTCTTACAGTGAGGACAGGTTTCATTGCTATTAAGTTTGTATATCCGTTTATCTGAAACTCCCTTTGCTTGAAAAGCATCTTGAGTTTCATTATTTGCTTGAAAAGCTCCTTCCATTGATCCTTCTTCTCGCATTGATCGTCTTTGCTCTTGAGCTTGCATTGCATTTACCAATTTTGCTAAAGAGATACTGGATAAATCTTTGGTTTCTTCAAGTGAAGAAATTTTAGATTCATATCTCTCAGGTATAGATACCAAAATCTTCTCTACAATTCTTTCATCTGAGAAGTCTTTGCCAAGAAGTCTCACCTTGTTGACAATACTTAGTAGCTTATTTGAATATTCTCTTATGGTCTCTGTCTCCTTCATTTTCTGAATCTCAAACTCCCGAATCAGATTAAGTATCTGCATGTTCTTGGTTCTTTCATTCCCTTCATACTCCTTTTTGAGATATTCCCAAATACTTTTTGCTGATCCCAAATTCATTACTCTTGTAAATATGGTGCTTGACAGAGCAGAGAATAAACATGCCTTGGCTTTAGACTTCCTTGTCTTCTTTTCTTTGTGATTTCTAAGCTGGGCTAGCGTGGGATTTTCAGGCAGGGGAAACACTTCATAATCTTCTTCTATAGCCTCCCAGAGATCAAGAGCTTCAAGATGAACTGTCATCCTAACTGCCCAAGCTTGATAATTTTCACCATCGAATACAGGTGGTGTGCTGGAGAAATTTGTTTCTGTTTCCATCATAGATCCCTTAAGAAAAGTGCTCTGATACCAGTTTGtagttttataaagtttattttgatatttcacACACCTACTACAACTTTACAAGAGTTTCGTACATATATAATCTAAAGGTTTTCTAGAAGCAAAGGCTTCCCAAAAGACAACACACGTAATATTACAGATGTCTAAACatagttattttcttttcacatGCAAGTCATACCAAAATAGATTACGTAATCACTTGACCATGTTGTAACGGTCTTTGACTAAGGCACTTTCCAACAAATTTGTATTTCAGCAAACTGAACTAATCAATCCAAAGAGCCATTTTAAACAAAATGTATCTAGTTACACTGAAACAGCATAGTGATCTATCTCTGAATTGTTACAGCACACAATACACATCATCTGATACAATACAATAGATAATAAAGCTTAGATCTTAGAGGATAGATCAAgctgaaaaatcaaaaaaaaaagacgtgtGTTCATGGCATCAGAGGGATCAATAGTGGAGAAATCATAGATAGAGATGTCTTGGGGCGGCTCGATCCAGACACCATCCATATCCCTCCTTGTCAGATATTCAAAGTAATACCCTTCGGGATCTTCACATAAACTCTTGTTATATAAAGAATACTTGTAGGGGCGATTACGTTTAAAAGTACACATATACTTGGTTGGACGCCTTCCGTTGATATCATTATTCCAGATATAGAGAATGTTACTCATTGACCCTGTGAGGCTAGAGGTTATCACGCATAACCCATTGCTCACAAATATTGAGCAGCCATCCagtgtttctttcttttcccaCACCGACTCCAATCGGTTAAGCCTAAACACAACCGGGTCCACATATGATGCATCTACAAGATATATCTGTCCTGCATATTCAGTCATCCACCTCAATGTTCTAATCCGAGGGCCAACACCAAGGATCGGTTGCATAGGAAGAACATTCCACGTACGCGCAGATGGATCGAATACCCCTAACGCAATTTCTGTAGCCATATAAAAGAGACCATCcgaatatataatgttttttgtGTGCCTAAAGTGAGAAGAAATCTCGTTAGGAAATTTCTCATGTACCCACGTAACTGCACCAGGATGCCAAGTGCTGATGGTGGTATATACACTATCCGGGAAACCTTCAATACCAACCACCAAACAACCGATCTTTGTAGGAGCACAAGTGAAAGCAAATGTCGTGCTACATATCGTGTGTTTAGAAAAATGCAAGTTTATGCGCTTTCGGGTAAAAGGATTGAAGAAGCAAAGATTGCCATGTGGAGAATAGTCTTTGATGAGTAACCAACCTTCATTGGAACAAAAGATTTTCGAATTTATGGATAACTCGGGTAGAGTCATTgcctttgtcttcttcttcgctATAGGGTCGTAAAAACCATAGGAGACACCCCGGGTGGTATTACACGTAATAAGATACATAAGCCAGTAAGGTTTATCAATATGGCGGAGGACAGAGGCAGCAATTTCACTCCATGTCTTGCACACAAGAGAAGAGCGTATATTGTCCTTCAAAGCAAGACAGGGCAATATGAGACGTACAAGATCGTcgggaagaaaaaaatattggttAGAAATCtgattcttctccttctcctccacCGCTGAGGAGGACCCACTTTTGCTCTCTAGGATTGCTCTAAAACTGACACAAcgaacataatatttttagttttaccaACATGACATACAAAGTGGTTATCTATATGAGAATTCATGTAATAGAGAAATAAGAACAAAACCTCTTGAGTTCTGCCTCAGACATACTGGGTTGTTGTGCTTCTGGTTTCTCTAAAGGTGTTTTCAGCCTGACACCAAGCAACGAACCATTAAACATTTGACGCGAACACAAATGTAATTGATTTAAACattgaaagaagaagaaacctctTGACTTCCAATTCCTGAACTAGGGTGATTATTCTCAGCCTGACACCACGAACCcattcacaaaatattttgttaaaatgtctATGAGATGTTGAAgaaaacacacagacttttcaaaaaacccaaaccaaaaagaattaaaaaccTGTTGAGTTCTGCCTCTGCTTCTTCTCCCACATGTTCCTCAATTTTGTAATCATATCTACAAGGTCAAACAATCACTCCGCAAATCAGACCAATCTCTTAGaaatttaactaaatttttCAACACGAGATGAAACTTAATTATATGCTTGCAAATCGCAAATCTTATAGATTCATACGTACTTTGAGATTACGACACACATAGATAGAAGAAGCAAATAGATCAAAGAACCTCCGGTTACATACCTTCTAGGATTGCAAATCTTATAGAAAAACAACGATACAAGTTCTCTTGCTCTGCAAGCCATTGGGTTGATGAGGTTGGTGAAGAATAAGATGATGTGAAATCTGAATACGATTCAAAATCGATTTTAAATACATTCATGTACctaatgaaataaaattgacaactaaaaagagaaagttatatatatatatatatatatatatatatatatatatcagttaattttcataaaaattacaaaataaataaaaataatgtagttGATTGGTTGGGGTTTAAACTTACttatttaactttatttatttttaaagaaaagtaTCTAACCAGTCATTAAGTCATTataattctaaaatttaaagttaCAACAATATTTTACCAGTGGTCAAATATagatttcttttctaaaattacagcaaacaaaagaagcaaaattctcttttttattttgttttagtcCAAAAATTCTACGACCTAAATCCAAAATTCTACATCACAATTTATGCcgtagaagttttttttttttgttgacttCGTTTTATTTAGAAGCCCAATAGGGAAGAACAAGTTTACAATCAACGATTCATTTCTTCATTAATACAACACCGTAAATTCAAATAAGCCTAAAGGAAGCCCACGACCAACATAATGTTTTGTCTTCCTCTATAGGGTGCTGCCTCAGATTGCCACGCGCCAGACGAACGAAGAAGCAAGCCACGCGTCATTTAACGCCTCTGCATGCAATGAACCTGATGCACGCGTCTAAACGCGCCGCCGTGTGGAAATGAGGAACTGATGCCGGAGCTTCACCAGCAAGACCACAACTTGCACTAGCTACACCACCGGTTCGTTGATCGTCACTTGAGAAAGCCTTCCACCTCTACCGCGACTACCTGACCGGAGTTACCTTTGTTTCACCGGAGTTTACAGCAAAGGAAATTGTAGCCGGACTGAAGAGAAACCATTTGTCGGACCGTCAAAGGATGCCAACTCTTCTTGATCACCTCCATAAACGACTAAGCAAATCCATCAAACCTTATTAACTCCTGATCGGAGATGCTCTCTTCAACGCCAAATTGCTAACCTAAGGAAGAAAGACTGATTCTCTTAAGGAGTGTAAAGGTGAACGGTAAAACAATGAAATACGTTCAGTCATCAACGGGGTTAAAGTGAAAACCAAGTGGAAAGCCAATGATTTTAATCCCAATCAAAGATAAGCTTGAAAACTTGAAGTACAGCTTCAATTGAGATCAGataaaaacacaacaaaaattCGCCAAAGCGAACAGAAAGTCGGCAAACCGAAAAGAAAATCGATCACAAGATCGAAAAGTATTTCACAAACAAAAGAGCTGATCTATTGATCAGAATCAAAACAAGGGTTTGATCAAAACAAGGGTTTGCTCATATCTCTTCCCCGTGAAAGaacggagaagagagagaaacccATGTCGTAGAAGTTTTATAGGAAAAATAATCACTTCTACTTATTAGataaactcaaaaatataaattatcatttaagaaaaaaaatgaaaaaatgaacATTAAGAAAAGAAACCCTAACTtagatggatttttttttttgcaaaaaatgGTTAAAACAAAAAGTCAGACAAAACTAACTCATGATATTTTAGAAACATTTATTctatttaattaaaagtttgaattatttactaaaataccattatttatttcttttctttttaaatgtttgCTTTTAATtaatcatcttcatcttccaaaaacataagaaaactTCCAAAGAAATTTTCTTGAAGACTTCTAAAGTGGAAACATGCATATCTGAAAAATGTTCAAATGAatccaaaacaaagaaaaaatggaaaacGAGATAAATCTACCTTtttaaaacatacaaaatatatattttaattttatattataaaaatctgcaaaataagataaattatagtaaaaaagatatgaaataaaaaatgtgaaattaatataaagtttggtgttttcaacttcaaagagattagagagaaatTATAGAGTTTAGTTTgagaaacattatatttttgttttaaccaTTTAAGATCAAGAGATAAACACTATGTTTCTCTtgtttaattttacaaaaaaaaaatcagtaacattacatttttgtctCTTACTCTCATTTTTGTTTGCGTATCTATTCTCCTATTAGACTTagaaatagtaattttttttttgtcagattAATTGAGCctaaaatcataattttgttttctctgaCCATAATGTTTATTTGTATGCTCTAATAGGAGAATAGaatcataattttgttttctctggCCATTTTTGTCTCTTACTCTCATTTTTGTTTGCGTATCTATTCTCCTATTAGACTTAGGaatagtatttttttgtcaGATTAATTGAGCCTAGaatcataattttgttttctctggCCATAATGTTTATTTGTAtgctctatttttattttcccgtTAAAtttccaatctttttttttttaaattgaatctTCCAGGCAGAAATTTATATGCAAAACAACAATGAAGATCCTTTTTGAATCTCCAAAGAAAAAATTGCTCAGCACTCTTAAAGATGCTCCCAAAATCTCTGATCTGTGCTGGCTACTCTGAACTCCATTGAATAAGATATGCTGGATAATCTAACGATAATAAAGAAGAGCATGGAAGAACTCTAGGGGAACATGAAATTATCGATGCTTTTTGTTGTATCTTAGTACATGCCATGAATCCTCTGGACGTACCATTATTTGGGCTACCATTTCCCTGCATGCAGAAGCAGCCTGAGATTCTCCAGAAGTTAAAGGTAAAATGAGAATTATTCCTTTTCCATTTCACTTTACAAGCTTGAATAGTGATTTCATTGTACACAGGAAGACACGATGCGATTGTTGAAAATTGAGCACCTGACCAGAGTTTGACTCTTAAAGAGATACCTAAAATGGACTAATTAACTTTCTCAGGTGCCTCATTGCAAAACAAGTTTATGGAGTTTTTAAAACGGTATGATTCTTTACAAATTCTCTCACTGACTATAAAATGATGCTTAGGGTTTTGATGAGACTCTTCCGGTAATAACATTTTATCTAAGGCCTTCCGGGAAGCAAAGAGGGATGGGAAATAAACGGCCAGTCATGTTCATCGCCTACATGCAATACAATGAATAATCTTTAAACCCTTTTTGTATGTTCATTTCTATGTTTTTCTAAGTAGGAAAATATCATACAAAAAGGCTGGAAGGTTCTGACATGTACGTTCACCTAAATCCATAGAAATATGCACCTTTAAGGTGGGACGTATGTAGAGAAAACAGATTTGTGGCGCATTCAACAATTAAATTGTCTATGTAATTTCAAGTTGGTGTTGCAGAAGACTAACTGAACATGATCAAGTTCATTCTACAGGATACATACCAATACCAGGTACATTCCTTCATTTTCATTTATGAGGCGGCCTTTGTACCGGGAAAGATCTTGCCAAGCCCGAGATTCCAATTTTTCTTCATCTTTGACCATTGAAGATGGGTTTTGCTATGATAGCTTTGAAAATGTGGGTTATGACTTCAACACTATTGGAGCTCAGTTACAGTGCCGTGCGAAGGTTCGATGAGGCTTGAGGCGAATAACAAAATGGGGcctcttataattttttttgccaaaagaataatatatatttaggaaTCTACAAAGTAATTGCACATTTGTTGACAAAGAAATGCACATTTTCCTCTTTTTATTAGGAATTTGACATATACGaatgatattttctttttcaaatttggAAGAGtgacaataaaatattttttaaaaaattggaaaacatCTACAGGCtatttaggatattgaatttggGTTAAATGAGAGAAAACAATAAGTAAAACTACTAtgctactattttttttagaaatcagAGGccctaaaaaaattatatattttggggGCCGGTGGCAAAAACTTTTTTGGATACACTTAAGCACGGCTCTGCTCAGTTAGCTGGTGAGAAAGGTCCTGTCTTGCTTTGATTCCTAAATTCTTTGTAGCCGTGCACTGGAGTGTTGGAGTGAACGCGTACAAGCCGGAGATTAGTGTATACTTGGAGTATTTTGGGTGCAGAGAAAGAGAGGGGACATTTTAGTCTGTAGGAAAATAAGGTGGAACCGTGATGCATCACACGTTTGACTCACAAGTCAGATGTTTATAGCTATGGAACGTTAGTTCTTGAGATGATTGGTGCAAGGAACAAAGAAAGCGCTCATCAGGACTTTGCTTCTACCACAAGTTTATCAAGGAACAAACGGTCTGAGAAGCCTCGCAGGTTGTGCGCATCGCCTATCTACCTTGAAGTGGGACTGGAGCAGCAATAATTAACTTTAGCAGCAAGGATTCGAGTGAATCTAGCAGACctttatctatactatttttGAAGCTTTCTATTTTTGCATTTTCTTTGTATAGTGAATAATGACTTGTGAAGTTTAGGTATTTCTTCACAAGCATGTGTGTTATGTTTTCGTACTGTATAAGTTTTGATATATGAAAGACTTTTATGCTTGCGATTATAATTTACCGCTTTTTAAATTACTCTCACCGTGTTTTTTCTTTAGAGCACCTTTAACGCACATAAACCTATTAggtttctttaaattttttaatcttttttttattttaattttttttggattaaaaaaaattaaaaaatgcatTAATTGCGGACCGTCACGTGTCGTGGAACCCGTGAAATAGTCAAAGAAACACAGAGAACAAGTTTTTCTATTGGCaacttttttcttcattttcttctttttggtgAGCCCTCATTCCCCTAAAAATCCTTAAAAACCCTGCAATAAATGTGCTCTTAGTTGTCAAGgattgaatgaaaaaaaaacccGTATATACTCGGTGGCGAGCTAGATTTTGACTTTACATGGGTCACAGTTATTTACGAGCGCATTTCCAATTCATGACATCATTTTAATgtcaaaatcatattattatagTGTAATTTTaacactaaaatatttttgaatctccaaccacaacaccaaatgttacactaaaaaaatattttcactattttattattaaacaaaattctTTTATTCTTTGATAGTTTTGATAAAGATTAACTATTTTTAActaaactatattaaatatattaatattttaattaaagtaaaaattatattcaaaatgtaattatattatataataatatattattattaaaacatactgttacattaattaattgaacacacaaacaaaagttaaattataatatactaAATCTAAAGATTATAATATTCCAACCACAAATGTTTGAATTaaactttgtatatattataaaaatattttttttacttttagtttaaatttatat
This genomic stretch from Raphanus sativus cultivar WK10039 chromosome 3, ASM80110v3, whole genome shotgun sequence harbors:
- the LOC130509423 gene encoding F-box protein At1g49360-like, whose protein sequence is MACRARELVSLFFYKICNPRRYDYKIEEHVGEEAEAELNRLRIITLVQELEVKRLKTPLEKPEAQQPSMSEAELKSFRAILESKSGSSSAVEEKEKNQISNQYFFLPDDLVRLILPCLALKDNIRSSLVCKTWSEIAASVLRHIDKPYWLMYLITCNTTRGVSYGFYDPIAKKKTKAMTLPELSINSKIFCSNEGWLLIKDYSPHGNLCFFNPFTRKRINLHFSKHTICSTTFAFTCAPTKIGCLVVGIEGFPDSVYTTISTWHPGAVTWVHEKFPNEISSHFRHTKNIIYSDGLFYMATEIALGVFDPSARTWNVLPMQPILGVGPRIRTLRWMTEYAGQIYLVDASYVDPVVFRLNRLESVWEKKETLDGCSIFVSNGLCVITSSLTGSMSNILYIWNNDINGRRPTKYMCTFKRNRPYKYSLYNKSLCEDPEGYYFEYLTRRDMDGVWIEPPQDISIYDFSTIDPSDAMNTRLFFLIFQLDLSSKI